A part of Pseudoliparis swirei isolate HS2019 ecotype Mariana Trench chromosome 8, NWPU_hadal_v1, whole genome shotgun sequence genomic DNA contains:
- the LOC130198442 gene encoding E3 ubiquitin-protein ligase MARCHF6-like isoform X4: MDTAEEGDICRVCRSEATQDKPLYHPCVCTGSIKFIHQECLLQWLKHSRKEYCELCKHRFTFTPIYSPDMPSRLPVQDIFAGLLTSVATAIRYWFHYTLVAYAWLSVVPLTACRIYKCLFTGSVSSLLTLPLDMLSTQNLLADSLQGCFVVTCTLCAFISLVWLREQIVHGGAPQWLEQNPPPLVLNQPNGPAPANDAPGGNVGVDAQGAAAQQPADAAPEGQAPANPNDAGNQGGVAGLDNEEEDENREEDEEEEDDDDDEDGREEDAVEANNGAHEDFNWNALEWDRAAEELTWERMLGLDGSLVFLEHVFWVMSLNTLFILVFAFCPYHIGHFSVVGLGFEEYVKASHFDGLVTTILGYILLAAALIVCHAFASLVKFQRSRRLLGICYIVVKVSLLVVMEIGVFPLICGWWLDICSLEMFDATLKDRQQSFDSAPGTTMFLHWLVGMVYVFYFASFILLLREVLRPGVLWFLRNLNDPDFNPVQEMIHLPIYRHLRRFILSVVVFGSIVLLMLWLPIRIIKLLFPTFLPYNVMLYSDAPVSELSLELLLLQVVLPALLEQGHTRQWLKGLVHAWTFTAGYMLDLHSYLLGDHEDEDHQPNDNPPGRRHNRIPGLGEGLHAAHQAILQQGGPVGFQSYHRPINFPLKIILLVAFMCVTLLLASLICLTLPVCAGRWLMSFWMGSAVVHELYTAASGLYICWLSIRGATVMLSWMPQGWTIIMVKVHEWTLMILKTIVVAVLLAGVIPLLLGLLFELVIVAPLRVQLDQTPLFYPWQDWALGVLHAKIIAAITLMGPQWWLKTVIEQVYANGIRNIDLHFIVRGLAAPVICVLLLSLSVPYTICKGITPLLGVQPEMQTLVERRIYPFLLMVVMLLSILFFQIRQFKRLYEHIKNDKYLVGQRLVNYERKTGRRMSTSS; this comes from the exons ATGGACACCGCAGAGGAAG GTGACATCTGTCGCGTGTGCCGGTCAGAGGCCACCCAGGACAAGCCACTCTACCACCCCTGCGTCTGCACCGGCAGCATCAAGTTCATCCATCAGGAATG CTTACTGCAGTGGTTGAAACACAGCAGAAAGGAATACTGTGAATTATGCAAGCACAGGTTTACATTTACACCAA TCTACTCTCCAGACATGCCGTCTCGCTTGCCTGTCCAGGACATCTTCGCGGGGCTGCTCACCAGTGTTGCAACAGCCATCAGATACTGGTTCCACTACACGCTGGTGGCCTATGCCTGGTTAAGTGTGGTGCCTCTCACAGCAT GTCGTATCTACAAGTGCTTATTTACTGGCTCTGTGAGCTCTCTCCTTACTCTGCCATTAGACATGCTTTCAAC GCAAAACCTGCTTGCGGACTCCCTCCAGGGCTGTTTTGTAGTCACTTGCACGCTGTGCGCCTTCATCAGCCTGGTGTGGCTGAGGGAACAGATTGTCCATGGTGGCGCCCCCCAGTGGCTGGAGCAGAATCCACCCCCTCTAGTTCTGAACCAGCCCAACGGTCCAGCACCGGCTAACGAC GCTCCAGGTGGCAACGTCGGCGTCGACGCACAGGGTGCTGCAGCTCAGCAGCCTGCAGACGCCGCCCCGGAAGGACAGGCACCCGCCAACCCAAATGATGCCGGCAACCAGGGGGGCGTGGCTGGACTTGACaacgaggaggaagatgagaaccgggaggaagatgaggaggaggaggacgacgatgacgatgaGGACGGCAGGGAAGAGGATGCTGTCGAGGCCAATAATGGAGCACACG AAGACTTTAACTGGAACGCCCTCGAGTGGGACCGAGCCGCTGAGGAGCTGACCTGGGAAAGG ATGCTGGGGCTGGATGGCTCCCTAGTTTTCTTg GAACATGTCTTCTGGGTGATGTCTCTCAACACACTCTTCATCCTGGTCTTTG CTTTCTGCCCGTATCACATTGGCCATTTCTCCGTGGTTGGACTGGGCTTTGAAGAATAT GTCAAAGCGTCACACTTTGATGGCCTTGTCACCACCATACTGGGTTACATCCTCCTGGCTGCAGCTCTCATAGTCTGCCAT GCGTTTGCTTCATTGGTGAAGTTCCAGCGGTCCAGACGCCTCTTGGGCATCTGCTACATTGTTGTGAAG GTGTCCCTGCTGGTTGTCATGGAGATAGGCGTGTTTCCGCTGATTTGTGGTTGGTGGCTCGACATTTGCTCGCTG GAGATGTTTGATGCAACTCTGAAAGACAGGCAGCAGAGTTTTGACTCGGCACCCGGCACCACCATGTTCCTCCACTGGCTGGTTGGCATGGTCTACGTCTTCTACTTTGcctccttcatccttctcctccGAGAG GTGCTCCGGCCTGGCGTGCTGTGGTTCTTGAGGAATCTGAACGACCCCGACTTCAACCCAGTCCAAGAGATGATCCACCTGCCCATCTACAGACACCTGCGGAGGTTCATACTCTCTGTG gtggTGTTTGGCTCCATAGTTCTACTGATGCTCTGGCTTCCTATCAGAATCATCAAACTGCTCTTTCCAACCTTCCTGCCCTACAACGTCATGCTTTACAG CGACGCCCCCGTAAGCGAGCTAtcgctggagctgctgctgcttcaggtCGTCCTGCCAGCTTTGCTGGAGCAGGGTCACACTCGCCAGTGGCTGAAGGGCCTTGTGCACGCATGGACGTTCACAGCTGGATACATGCT CGACCTTCACTCCTACCTGTTGGGGGACCATGAAGACGAGGACCACCAACCGAACGACAACCCTCCCGGCCGTCGTCACAACAGGATCCCTggattgggggaggggcttcacgCCGCCCACCAGGCCATTCTGCAGCAGGGCGGGCCCGTGGGCTTCCAGTCGTACCACCGGCCGATTAACTTCCCCCTTAAG ATCATTCTACTGGTTGCCTTTATGTGTGTGACGCTGTTACTGGCAAGTCTGATCTGCCTCACCCTGCCGG tgtGTGCGGGCCGCTGGCTGATGTCTTTCTGGATGGGCAGCGCCGTGGTTCACGAGCTGTACACGGCGGCCAGTGGCCTGTACATCTGCTGGCTGTCCATTCGAGGCGCCACCGTGATGCTGTCCTGGATGCCACAGGGATGGACCATCATCATGGTCAAAGTCCATGAGTGGACCCTCATG ATCCTGAAAACCATTGTGGTGGCCGTGCTCTTGGCCGGGGTGATTCCTCTGCTGTTGGGTCTGCTGTTTGAACTGGTCATCGTGGCTCCTCTCAGAGTCCAACTAGACCAGACACCTCTCTTCTATCCCTGGCAG gaCTGGGCCCTGGGCGTGCTCCATGCTAAAATCATTGCTGCCATCACACTGATGGGCCCCCAATGGTGGCTCAAAACCGTCATCGAGCAG GTGTATGCTAACGGCATCCGAAACATTGACCTCCACTTTATCGTGCGGGGGCTGGCCGCTCCCGTCATCTGTGTCCTACTGCTGTCCCTCAGTGTGCCCTATACCATCTGTAAAGGCATCACGCCACTGCTGG GTGTGCAGCCAGAGATGCAAACGCTGGTGGAAAGGAGGATCTATCCCTTCCTGCTGATGGTGGTCATGCTGCTTTCCATCCTGTTCTTCCAGATCCGACAGTTCAAACGTCTCTACGAACACATCAAGAACGACAA ATATCTGGTTGGACAGCGACTTGTGAACTATGAACGCAAGACAGGCAGGAGGATGTCAACCTCCTCGTAG
- the LOC130198442 gene encoding E3 ubiquitin-protein ligase MARCHF6-like isoform X3 has product MDTAEEGDICRVCRSEATQDKPLYHPCVCTGSIKFIHQECLLQWLKHSRKEYCELCKHRFTFTPIYSPDMPSRLPVQDIFAGLLTSVATAIRYWFHYTLVAYAWLSVVPLTACRIYKCLFTGSVSSLLTLPLDMLSTQNLLADSLQGCFVVTCTLCAFISLVWLREQIVHGGAPQWLEQNPPPLVLNQPNGPAPANDAPGGNVGVDAQGAAAQQPADAAPEGQAPANPNDAGNQGGVAGLDNEEEDENREEDEEEEDDDDDEDGREEDAVEANNGAHEDFNWNALEWDRAAEELTWERMLGLDGSLVFLEHVFWVMSLNTLFILVFAFCPYHIGHFSVVGLGFEEYVKASHFDGLVTTILGYILLAAALIVCHAFASLVKFQRSRRLLGICYIVVKVSLLVVMEIGVFPLICGWWLDICSLEMFDATLKDRQQSFDSAPGTTMFLHWLVGMVYVFYFASFILLLREVLRPGVLWFLRNLNDPDFNPVQEMIHLPIYRHLRRFILSVVVFGSIVLLMLWLPIRIIKLLFPTFLPYNVMLYSDAPVSELSLELLLLQVVLPALLEQGHTRQWLKGLVHAWTFTAGYMLDLHSYLLGDHEDEDHQPNDNPPGRRHNRIPGLGEGLHAAHQAILQQGGPVGFQSYHRPINFPLKIILLVAFMCVTLLLASLICLTLPVCAGRWLMSFWMGSAVVHELYTAASGLYICWLSIRGATVMLSWMPQGWTIIMVKVHEWTLMVMRHFKQNPKICGYCLHFDVMSAYKQILKTIVVAVLLAGVIPLLLGLLFELVIVAPLRVQLDQTPLFYPWQDWALGVLHAKIIAAITLMGPQWWLKTVIEQVYANGIRNIDLHFIVRGLAAPVICVLLLSLSVPYTICKGITPLLGVQPEMQTLVERRIYPFLLMVVMLLSILFFQIRQFKRLYEHIKNDKYLVGQRLVNYERKTGRRMSTSS; this is encoded by the exons ATGGACACCGCAGAGGAAG GTGACATCTGTCGCGTGTGCCGGTCAGAGGCCACCCAGGACAAGCCACTCTACCACCCCTGCGTCTGCACCGGCAGCATCAAGTTCATCCATCAGGAATG CTTACTGCAGTGGTTGAAACACAGCAGAAAGGAATACTGTGAATTATGCAAGCACAGGTTTACATTTACACCAA TCTACTCTCCAGACATGCCGTCTCGCTTGCCTGTCCAGGACATCTTCGCGGGGCTGCTCACCAGTGTTGCAACAGCCATCAGATACTGGTTCCACTACACGCTGGTGGCCTATGCCTGGTTAAGTGTGGTGCCTCTCACAGCAT GTCGTATCTACAAGTGCTTATTTACTGGCTCTGTGAGCTCTCTCCTTACTCTGCCATTAGACATGCTTTCAAC GCAAAACCTGCTTGCGGACTCCCTCCAGGGCTGTTTTGTAGTCACTTGCACGCTGTGCGCCTTCATCAGCCTGGTGTGGCTGAGGGAACAGATTGTCCATGGTGGCGCCCCCCAGTGGCTGGAGCAGAATCCACCCCCTCTAGTTCTGAACCAGCCCAACGGTCCAGCACCGGCTAACGAC GCTCCAGGTGGCAACGTCGGCGTCGACGCACAGGGTGCTGCAGCTCAGCAGCCTGCAGACGCCGCCCCGGAAGGACAGGCACCCGCCAACCCAAATGATGCCGGCAACCAGGGGGGCGTGGCTGGACTTGACaacgaggaggaagatgagaaccgggaggaagatgaggaggaggaggacgacgatgacgatgaGGACGGCAGGGAAGAGGATGCTGTCGAGGCCAATAATGGAGCACACG AAGACTTTAACTGGAACGCCCTCGAGTGGGACCGAGCCGCTGAGGAGCTGACCTGGGAAAGG ATGCTGGGGCTGGATGGCTCCCTAGTTTTCTTg GAACATGTCTTCTGGGTGATGTCTCTCAACACACTCTTCATCCTGGTCTTTG CTTTCTGCCCGTATCACATTGGCCATTTCTCCGTGGTTGGACTGGGCTTTGAAGAATAT GTCAAAGCGTCACACTTTGATGGCCTTGTCACCACCATACTGGGTTACATCCTCCTGGCTGCAGCTCTCATAGTCTGCCAT GCGTTTGCTTCATTGGTGAAGTTCCAGCGGTCCAGACGCCTCTTGGGCATCTGCTACATTGTTGTGAAG GTGTCCCTGCTGGTTGTCATGGAGATAGGCGTGTTTCCGCTGATTTGTGGTTGGTGGCTCGACATTTGCTCGCTG GAGATGTTTGATGCAACTCTGAAAGACAGGCAGCAGAGTTTTGACTCGGCACCCGGCACCACCATGTTCCTCCACTGGCTGGTTGGCATGGTCTACGTCTTCTACTTTGcctccttcatccttctcctccGAGAG GTGCTCCGGCCTGGCGTGCTGTGGTTCTTGAGGAATCTGAACGACCCCGACTTCAACCCAGTCCAAGAGATGATCCACCTGCCCATCTACAGACACCTGCGGAGGTTCATACTCTCTGTG gtggTGTTTGGCTCCATAGTTCTACTGATGCTCTGGCTTCCTATCAGAATCATCAAACTGCTCTTTCCAACCTTCCTGCCCTACAACGTCATGCTTTACAG CGACGCCCCCGTAAGCGAGCTAtcgctggagctgctgctgcttcaggtCGTCCTGCCAGCTTTGCTGGAGCAGGGTCACACTCGCCAGTGGCTGAAGGGCCTTGTGCACGCATGGACGTTCACAGCTGGATACATGCT CGACCTTCACTCCTACCTGTTGGGGGACCATGAAGACGAGGACCACCAACCGAACGACAACCCTCCCGGCCGTCGTCACAACAGGATCCCTggattgggggaggggcttcacgCCGCCCACCAGGCCATTCTGCAGCAGGGCGGGCCCGTGGGCTTCCAGTCGTACCACCGGCCGATTAACTTCCCCCTTAAG ATCATTCTACTGGTTGCCTTTATGTGTGTGACGCTGTTACTGGCAAGTCTGATCTGCCTCACCCTGCCGG tgtGTGCGGGCCGCTGGCTGATGTCTTTCTGGATGGGCAGCGCCGTGGTTCACGAGCTGTACACGGCGGCCAGTGGCCTGTACATCTGCTGGCTGTCCATTCGAGGCGCCACCGTGATGCTGTCCTGGATGCCACAGGGATGGACCATCATCATGGTCAAAGTCCATGAGTGGACCCTCATGGTAATGCGTCATTTCaaacaaaaccccaaaatatGTGGCTATTGTTTGCATTTTGATGTGATGTCTGCCTACAAACAGATCCTGAAAACCATTGTGGTGGCCGTGCTCTTGGCCGGGGTGATTCCTCTGCTGTTGGGTCTGCTGTTTGAACTGGTCATCGTGGCTCCTCTCAGAGTCCAACTAGACCAGACACCTCTCTTCTATCCCTGGCAG gaCTGGGCCCTGGGCGTGCTCCATGCTAAAATCATTGCTGCCATCACACTGATGGGCCCCCAATGGTGGCTCAAAACCGTCATCGAGCAG GTGTATGCTAACGGCATCCGAAACATTGACCTCCACTTTATCGTGCGGGGGCTGGCCGCTCCCGTCATCTGTGTCCTACTGCTGTCCCTCAGTGTGCCCTATACCATCTGTAAAGGCATCACGCCACTGCTGG GTGTGCAGCCAGAGATGCAAACGCTGGTGGAAAGGAGGATCTATCCCTTCCTGCTGATGGTGGTCATGCTGCTTTCCATCCTGTTCTTCCAGATCCGACAGTTCAAACGTCTCTACGAACACATCAAGAACGACAA ATATCTGGTTGGACAGCGACTTGTGAACTATGAACGCAAGACAGGCAGGAGGATGTCAACCTCCTCGTAG
- the LOC130198442 gene encoding E3 ubiquitin-protein ligase MARCHF6-like isoform X2 — MDTAEEGDICRVCRSEATQDKPLYHPCVCTGSIKFIHQECLLQWLKHSRKEYCELCKHRFTFTPIYSPDMPSRLPVQDIFAGLLTSVATAIRYWFHYTLVAYAWLSVVPLTACRIYKCLFTGSVSSLLTLPLDMLSTQNLLADSLQGCFVVTCTLCAFISLVWLREQIVHGGAPQWLEQNPPPLVLNQPNGPAPANDAPGGNVGVDAQGAAAQQPADAAPEGQAPANPNDAGNQGGVAGLDNEEEDENREEDEEEEDDDDDEDGREEDAVEANNGAHEDFNWNALEWDRAAEELTWERMLGLDGSLVFLEHVFWVMSLNTLFILVFAFCPYHIGHFSVVGLGFEEYVKASHFDGLVTTILGYILLAAALIVCHAFASLVKFQRSRRLLGICYIVVKVSLLVVMEIGVFPLICGWWLDICSLEMFDATLKDRQQSFDSAPGTTMFLHWLVGMVYVFYFASFILLLREVLRPGVLWFLRNLNDPDFNPVQEMIHLPIYRHLRRFILSVVVFGSIVLLMLWLPIRIIKLLFPTFLPYNVMLYSDAPVSELSLELLLLQVVLPALLEQGHTRQWLKGLVHAWTFTAGYMLDLHSYLLGDHEDEDHQPNDNPPGRRHNRIPGLGEGLHAAHQAILQQGGPVGFQSYHRPINFPLKIILLVAFMCVTLLLASLICLTLPVCAGRWLMSFWMGSAVVHELYTAASGLYICWLSIRGATVMLSWMPQGWTIIMVKVHEWTLMILKTIVVAVLLAGVIPLLLGLLFELVIVAPLRVQLDQTPLFYPWQDWALGVLHAKIIAAITLMGPQWWLKTVIEQVYANGIRNIDLHFIVRGLAAPVICVLLLSLSVPYTICKGITPLLGVQPEMQTLVERRIYPFLLMVVMLLSILFFQIRQFKRLYEHIKNDNFLTWIWISRSSSLTHLSWSSRISLLHGPTCYICGSSTETRTQISGRKESPPPPRHGESP, encoded by the exons ATGGACACCGCAGAGGAAG GTGACATCTGTCGCGTGTGCCGGTCAGAGGCCACCCAGGACAAGCCACTCTACCACCCCTGCGTCTGCACCGGCAGCATCAAGTTCATCCATCAGGAATG CTTACTGCAGTGGTTGAAACACAGCAGAAAGGAATACTGTGAATTATGCAAGCACAGGTTTACATTTACACCAA TCTACTCTCCAGACATGCCGTCTCGCTTGCCTGTCCAGGACATCTTCGCGGGGCTGCTCACCAGTGTTGCAACAGCCATCAGATACTGGTTCCACTACACGCTGGTGGCCTATGCCTGGTTAAGTGTGGTGCCTCTCACAGCAT GTCGTATCTACAAGTGCTTATTTACTGGCTCTGTGAGCTCTCTCCTTACTCTGCCATTAGACATGCTTTCAAC GCAAAACCTGCTTGCGGACTCCCTCCAGGGCTGTTTTGTAGTCACTTGCACGCTGTGCGCCTTCATCAGCCTGGTGTGGCTGAGGGAACAGATTGTCCATGGTGGCGCCCCCCAGTGGCTGGAGCAGAATCCACCCCCTCTAGTTCTGAACCAGCCCAACGGTCCAGCACCGGCTAACGAC GCTCCAGGTGGCAACGTCGGCGTCGACGCACAGGGTGCTGCAGCTCAGCAGCCTGCAGACGCCGCCCCGGAAGGACAGGCACCCGCCAACCCAAATGATGCCGGCAACCAGGGGGGCGTGGCTGGACTTGACaacgaggaggaagatgagaaccgggaggaagatgaggaggaggaggacgacgatgacgatgaGGACGGCAGGGAAGAGGATGCTGTCGAGGCCAATAATGGAGCACACG AAGACTTTAACTGGAACGCCCTCGAGTGGGACCGAGCCGCTGAGGAGCTGACCTGGGAAAGG ATGCTGGGGCTGGATGGCTCCCTAGTTTTCTTg GAACATGTCTTCTGGGTGATGTCTCTCAACACACTCTTCATCCTGGTCTTTG CTTTCTGCCCGTATCACATTGGCCATTTCTCCGTGGTTGGACTGGGCTTTGAAGAATAT GTCAAAGCGTCACACTTTGATGGCCTTGTCACCACCATACTGGGTTACATCCTCCTGGCTGCAGCTCTCATAGTCTGCCAT GCGTTTGCTTCATTGGTGAAGTTCCAGCGGTCCAGACGCCTCTTGGGCATCTGCTACATTGTTGTGAAG GTGTCCCTGCTGGTTGTCATGGAGATAGGCGTGTTTCCGCTGATTTGTGGTTGGTGGCTCGACATTTGCTCGCTG GAGATGTTTGATGCAACTCTGAAAGACAGGCAGCAGAGTTTTGACTCGGCACCCGGCACCACCATGTTCCTCCACTGGCTGGTTGGCATGGTCTACGTCTTCTACTTTGcctccttcatccttctcctccGAGAG GTGCTCCGGCCTGGCGTGCTGTGGTTCTTGAGGAATCTGAACGACCCCGACTTCAACCCAGTCCAAGAGATGATCCACCTGCCCATCTACAGACACCTGCGGAGGTTCATACTCTCTGTG gtggTGTTTGGCTCCATAGTTCTACTGATGCTCTGGCTTCCTATCAGAATCATCAAACTGCTCTTTCCAACCTTCCTGCCCTACAACGTCATGCTTTACAG CGACGCCCCCGTAAGCGAGCTAtcgctggagctgctgctgcttcaggtCGTCCTGCCAGCTTTGCTGGAGCAGGGTCACACTCGCCAGTGGCTGAAGGGCCTTGTGCACGCATGGACGTTCACAGCTGGATACATGCT CGACCTTCACTCCTACCTGTTGGGGGACCATGAAGACGAGGACCACCAACCGAACGACAACCCTCCCGGCCGTCGTCACAACAGGATCCCTggattgggggaggggcttcacgCCGCCCACCAGGCCATTCTGCAGCAGGGCGGGCCCGTGGGCTTCCAGTCGTACCACCGGCCGATTAACTTCCCCCTTAAG ATCATTCTACTGGTTGCCTTTATGTGTGTGACGCTGTTACTGGCAAGTCTGATCTGCCTCACCCTGCCGG tgtGTGCGGGCCGCTGGCTGATGTCTTTCTGGATGGGCAGCGCCGTGGTTCACGAGCTGTACACGGCGGCCAGTGGCCTGTACATCTGCTGGCTGTCCATTCGAGGCGCCACCGTGATGCTGTCCTGGATGCCACAGGGATGGACCATCATCATGGTCAAAGTCCATGAGTGGACCCTCATG ATCCTGAAAACCATTGTGGTGGCCGTGCTCTTGGCCGGGGTGATTCCTCTGCTGTTGGGTCTGCTGTTTGAACTGGTCATCGTGGCTCCTCTCAGAGTCCAACTAGACCAGACACCTCTCTTCTATCCCTGGCAG gaCTGGGCCCTGGGCGTGCTCCATGCTAAAATCATTGCTGCCATCACACTGATGGGCCCCCAATGGTGGCTCAAAACCGTCATCGAGCAG GTGTATGCTAACGGCATCCGAAACATTGACCTCCACTTTATCGTGCGGGGGCTGGCCGCTCCCGTCATCTGTGTCCTACTGCTGTCCCTCAGTGTGCCCTATACCATCTGTAAAGGCATCACGCCACTGCTGG GTGTGCAGCCAGAGATGCAAACGCTGGTGGAAAGGAGGATCTATCCCTTCCTGCTGATGGTGGTCATGCTGCTTTCCATCCTGTTCTTCCAGATCCGACAGTTCAAACGTCTCTACGAACACATCAAGAACGACAA